Proteins from a genomic interval of Chroococcidiopsis thermalis PCC 7203:
- a CDS encoding HNH endonuclease yields MAIASQVLEQPVVVFSQNYLPISRINVKRAIALLILGKAEALDFGQETELFVRSPNLVMAVPSYIRLTFTSTERIWKIPPVNRREVLRRDNYACQYCGNNKRLTIDHVIPLSKGGLHTWNNVVAACEQCNQYKSDRTPHQAGMLLHSKPKAPIHPTVAFAEKFWRSEHLPPDIGGNSISC; encoded by the coding sequence GTGGCAATCGCAAGTCAAGTGTTAGAGCAACCTGTAGTCGTGTTTTCGCAAAATTACTTACCCATCAGTCGCATCAACGTCAAGCGTGCGATCGCGCTGTTGATTCTGGGTAAAGCTGAAGCACTTGATTTTGGGCAAGAGACAGAATTATTTGTGCGATCGCCCAATTTAGTCATGGCTGTTCCCTCCTATATTCGTCTAACGTTTACCAGTACGGAACGAATTTGGAAGATTCCCCCTGTGAATCGCAGGGAAGTGTTACGCAGAGACAATTACGCTTGTCAATATTGCGGTAATAACAAGCGCTTGACAATCGATCACGTCATTCCTCTCTCTAAGGGTGGATTACATACGTGGAATAACGTTGTGGCAGCTTGCGAACAATGCAACCAGTATAAAAGCGATCGCACCCCACACCAGGCAGGAATGTTACTGCACTCTAAACCCAAAGCACCGATTCATCCAACAGTTGCTTTTGCCGAAAAATTCTGGCGCTCGGAGCATCTCCCGCCAGACATAGGAGGAAACTCTATCTCATGCTGA
- a CDS encoding PrsW family glutamic-type intramembrane protease, protein MTEQHLAEGWLRLLPNAGEAGLTRSYSLSPEREMAIGRDLACDIVLESEQYGMVSRHHATLYPQPQNRWQVCDMNSSNGTFINGQRLQGCRELVPGDRITLGEGREANRLRHRGAEFIFESHSPHPSSIIPPPVSPLTEAEVNFSHLFPIISTAKDLTHKAYLIPGIFTVIFVVLMFATVGQPKAIRFNQLLVATYLSSAAYYFIYRLCGKIKPWWLPILAATATALILFSPILPLFIFIFRRILPGDLPNSLITLSFPELFLRMFVGAGLMEEFLKALPVLGAYALGRRLASPWREWIGVWEPLDGILLGTASAVGFTLVETLWQYVPEIAQNVAMSAGQAAGQIVGLQLLIPRIIGAVAGHMADSGYFGYFIGLSVLKPRQRWQILTVGYVSAAALHALWNSTAAFSGLLLVVVGVLSYAFLTAAILKARMLSPTRSQNFATRFLEKTPRRPD, encoded by the coding sequence ATGACCGAACAACATCTTGCTGAAGGATGGTTGCGGCTATTACCGAATGCAGGAGAAGCTGGACTGACACGCAGTTACAGCCTTTCACCCGAGCGAGAAATGGCGATCGGGCGCGACCTTGCTTGCGATATCGTGTTGGAATCGGAGCAGTACGGTATGGTTTCTCGCCATCATGCCACTTTATACCCCCAACCTCAAAATCGGTGGCAGGTGTGTGATATGAACAGTAGTAACGGTACTTTTATCAACGGACAGCGCTTGCAAGGTTGTCGGGAACTCGTTCCAGGCGATCGCATTACGTTAGGCGAAGGTCGCGAAGCAAACCGCCTTCGGCATCGCGGCGCAGAATTCATTTTTGAATCTCATTCTCCTCACCCATCTAGTATTATCCCGCCACCTGTATCGCCTCTGACTGAAGCGGAAGTCAATTTCTCCCACTTATTTCCGATTATCTCTACGGCTAAAGACTTAACCCACAAAGCTTATTTAATTCCTGGTATTTTCACAGTTATATTTGTCGTATTAATGTTTGCTACTGTCGGTCAACCAAAAGCGATTCGCTTCAATCAACTCTTGGTTGCTACCTACTTGAGTAGCGCTGCTTATTATTTTATCTATCGGCTTTGTGGAAAAATTAAACCTTGGTGGCTCCCAATTCTTGCTGCCACAGCTACAGCACTCATTTTATTTAGCCCTATCTTACCCCTATTTATCTTTATCTTCCGTCGCATCTTACCAGGAGATTTACCTAACTCTCTTATAACGCTTAGCTTTCCCGAATTATTCTTGCGGATGTTCGTCGGAGCTGGCTTAATGGAAGAGTTTCTGAAAGCTTTACCCGTCCTGGGGGCATATGCTTTAGGACGACGACTTGCTTCTCCTTGGCGTGAATGGATTGGGGTCTGGGAACCTTTAGACGGCATTCTACTAGGAACTGCCTCAGCTGTAGGCTTTACCTTGGTCGAAACGTTGTGGCAATACGTGCCAGAAATTGCTCAAAACGTGGCGATGTCAGCCGGACAAGCTGCTGGTCAAATTGTGGGATTGCAATTACTGATTCCGCGTATCATTGGTGCAGTTGCTGGACATATGGCAGATAGCGGATACTTTGGTTATTTCATTGGTTTAAGCGTACTCAAACCGCGTCAACGTTGGCAGATCTTGACCGTAGGATATGTCAGTGCAGCCGCACTTCATGCTTTATGGAACTCTACCGCTGCTTTTAGCGGTTTGCTCCTAGTCGTGGTAGGCGTTCTATCGTATGCGTTTTTAACAGCAGCGATTCTCAAAGCCAGAATGCTCTCACCAACGCGATCGCAAAACTTTGCCACTCGCTTTTTGGAAAAGACACCTAGAAGACCAGATTAA
- a CDS encoding GAF domain-containing sensor histidine kinase produces the protein MRKRVSQDWTVYKKSAINRWSGDTLKSLSTEVVRLSSTNTSRMKNVSVSSDSSLPERSPKISLTRMQPAEDLAQLGQQILQVALSHSDSETALTQIAKLLGEVFQVDGCIITFAPGVTETSVVGSWYFNAAVSVSPQKLLQPLQKLAATIPTQASLLAIDNLHALTHEALTEDKDFPPTIKAVLQIPIWEQNKLTSVISLLCYDVRQWDELAANAAQQLMTSLSIALAHLAQAQSVATLQRQIQTAARTKALLNQLTVASRSSMELNQVLQMAIAGTAQALAVSRASILLLKYVEPQLRNRVREKLPRAKATIASEWCQDVEAYTCGAHHSKSAEQSFWLSECGLCQQALVNSPQPIAIASKSDLQLSELTSCLAPIFDFSQFPAALILPIESQGTVLGFLVLQHCGDRHWHPEELSLVELVCAQIGTAIIQNQTLRQVQSLVDDRTLQLQRSLEVQSLLYEKTRKHNEQLRQLNQLKDEFLSTMSHELRTPLTSMSLAIRMLRQQGITPERQAKYLDILEEQCDREINLIANLLKLQQLESNQAPLKLETIDLKVKLQALSQSFRQTWVDKGLNIQLDIPKSSLLAQTDEEAFDRILQELLTNAGKYSHPDTTVVLQVTHQVDLQLNQIVLQLINTGAGISEEERKYIFEKFRRGQGVTQQAIQGTGLGLALVKCLVQHLNGNIEVTSNPTDDSAAAYATCFTITLPQTFAR, from the coding sequence GTGAGAAAGCGTGTTAGCCAAGACTGGACTGTTTATAAAAAATCTGCTATCAACCGCTGGAGTGGGGATACACTCAAATCGCTATCAACTGAAGTTGTCCGGTTATCATCTACAAACACCTCACGGATGAAAAATGTTTCTGTTTCATCAGACTCATCCTTACCAGAGCGATCGCCCAAAATCTCCCTCACACGAATGCAGCCAGCAGAAGACTTAGCTCAACTGGGACAACAGATCCTTCAAGTCGCATTGAGTCACTCTGACTCAGAAACAGCACTAACGCAAATTGCCAAATTACTTGGAGAAGTGTTTCAAGTAGATGGCTGTATAATTACGTTTGCCCCTGGAGTCACAGAAACATCGGTAGTGGGTTCGTGGTATTTTAATGCAGCAGTCTCTGTCTCGCCGCAAAAGCTCCTTCAGCCACTCCAAAAGTTAGCAGCGACAATTCCTACTCAAGCTAGCTTGCTGGCAATTGACAATCTTCATGCTCTAACCCATGAAGCGTTAACAGAAGATAAAGACTTCCCACCTACAATTAAAGCAGTATTACAAATTCCGATTTGGGAGCAAAATAAGCTCACTAGCGTTATTAGCTTGCTTTGCTACGATGTCCGTCAGTGGGATGAGCTAGCTGCAAATGCAGCTCAACAACTCATGACATCGCTATCAATCGCGCTCGCTCACCTCGCCCAAGCCCAGTCTGTCGCTACTCTACAACGGCAAATCCAGACAGCTGCTCGTACTAAAGCTTTACTTAATCAACTCACAGTCGCTAGCCGCAGCTCGATGGAGCTGAATCAAGTGCTGCAAATGGCGATCGCGGGTACAGCTCAAGCTTTGGCAGTCAGTCGCGCCTCGATTCTGTTATTGAAGTATGTCGAGCCACAACTGAGAAACAGAGTCAGAGAAAAACTACCTAGAGCTAAAGCAACAATTGCCAGCGAATGGTGTCAGGACGTAGAAGCATATACTTGTGGAGCGCATCATAGCAAGAGCGCCGAACAGTCTTTTTGGCTTTCCGAATGTGGGTTGTGCCAACAAGCGCTCGTGAATTCACCGCAACCAATAGCGATCGCCAGTAAAAGCGATCTACAGTTGAGCGAGCTAACATCTTGTTTAGCGCCAATTTTTGATTTTTCGCAATTTCCTGCTGCCTTAATTTTACCAATCGAAAGCCAAGGGACAGTATTAGGCTTTTTAGTTTTGCAACACTGTGGCGATCGCCACTGGCATCCAGAAGAATTATCGCTGGTAGAGTTGGTTTGCGCCCAAATTGGGACGGCAATTATTCAAAACCAAACGCTACGTCAGGTACAATCTCTCGTAGACGACCGGACTTTGCAACTCCAGCGCAGTCTGGAAGTTCAAAGTTTACTTTATGAGAAAACCCGCAAGCACAACGAACAATTACGTCAACTCAATCAGTTAAAGGATGAGTTCCTCAGTACGATGAGCCACGAGTTACGCACACCGCTAACTAGCATGAGTTTGGCGATTCGGATGTTACGGCAACAAGGAATTACTCCAGAGCGTCAGGCTAAGTATTTGGATATTTTAGAAGAACAGTGCGATCGAGAAATCAACTTGATTGCTAACTTGCTCAAGCTTCAGCAACTTGAATCAAACCAAGCACCGCTGAAATTAGAAACTATAGATCTCAAAGTTAAACTGCAAGCCTTATCTCAGTCTTTCAGACAAACTTGGGTAGATAAAGGATTAAACATTCAGTTAGATATCCCAAAATCTTCTCTACTAGCGCAAACAGACGAGGAAGCGTTCGATCGCATTCTTCAAGAACTTTTAACCAATGCCGGGAAGTATTCTCACCCAGATACAACTGTAGTTTTGCAAGTCACGCATCAAGTCGATCTTCAGCTTAACCAAATTGTTTTACAACTGATCAACACTGGTGCTGGTATTTCTGAAGAAGAAAGAAAGTATATATTTGAAAAATTTAGGCGCGGTCAAGGTGTGACACAGCAAGCCATTCAGGGTACAGGATTGGGACTCGCTTTAGTAAAATGCTTAGTACAGCATTTAAATGGCAATATTGAAGTAACTAGCAATCCGACCGATGATTCTGCTGCCGCCTACGCAACCTGCTTTACTATTACCCTACCACAGACCTTTGCTCGTTAA
- a CDS encoding NAD(P)H-quinone oxidoreductase subunit M — protein sequence MEEQLLKSTTRHVRIFSAEVNEDGELVPSNQVLTLDVDPDNELTWNEDALQTVYGKFDELVESHSGADLTDYNLRRIGSDLEHLIRSLLQSGRISYNLNSRAINYSMGLPQVAVEDNR from the coding sequence ATGGAAGAGCAGCTACTTAAGTCCACAACCCGCCACGTTCGGATTTTCTCTGCGGAAGTTAATGAAGATGGCGAACTCGTTCCTAGCAATCAGGTGTTGACGCTAGATGTTGACCCCGATAATGAATTAACTTGGAATGAAGATGCGTTACAAACGGTATACGGCAAATTTGACGAACTGGTGGAGTCTCACAGTGGCGCGGATTTGACCGATTACAATCTACGCCGCATTGGCTCGGATTTGGAACACTTGATTCGATCGCTGCTACAAAGCGGTCGGATTAGTTACAACTTGAATAGTCGGGCGATTAACTACAGTATGGGACTGCCACAAGTTGCCGTGGAAGATAATCGATAG
- a CDS encoding protein phosphatase 2C domain-containing protein, with amino-acid sequence MQNNEVTIQCPNDLCKAANSEGDKFCQRCGTSLIKRYLWVVGQGTELHEIGTSIAERFYLKAERIVLDTQPGLLLDSPYLDISNEIRPYLRLVAYRLQVPQVYGLVSLDREPPEKEILLLEQAPIYPDGVLTAGQLMPQMTAVWQSVSSLRQLNWLWQIAQLWQPLYSEGVASSLLVPQFLRVEGSLLRLLQLQLDDAERPTLAQLGQSWSQLAKEARPSVSGFIEQLSQELQQGEIVNSEQLLACLDRGLLELGQNITNRDIAPSRSFQISTCTDTGPSRQRNEDACYPASGTTLAKPPEAKAIAIVCDGIGGHEGGNVASSLAIETLQHQVQQLPLDEASLDPNTLTHALEQFTRKTNECISSRNDKEHRQGRQRMGTTLVMAVGHQHEIYIAHVGDSRAYWVTRTGCHQITLDDDVAAREVRLGYAVYREALQQPSAGSLVQAIGMSASVHPTVQRFVLDEDCVFLLCSDGLSDYDLVDRCWQTEILPILDGNMDVATATKQLVELGNNLNGHDNITVALVHCQVKVQEPETPLGYSQSLDKTSNGAVSSSSFAVTLSEPPTEDAIENYVPIANTQLLSPLPPPQQSRSWLLPIVLGIGLLLSAAAGLWLAYNHNWQERNPAANSDSNDTTNVARSPERVYEAQQETPLQRQAGATNSSPEPPQLNAPDFTLPQGSIVKVLNESKLPSQQRETWTQLQVCSNPEFSRTSTSSTGDRRILKPGDNAWIANTELDRRFKEFSGGNNPCSTSQALPTQTDGGNQESGGQGNR; translated from the coding sequence ATGCAAAATAATGAGGTAACGATCCAATGTCCAAACGATCTGTGTAAGGCTGCCAACTCTGAAGGCGACAAGTTTTGTCAGCGCTGCGGTACATCCTTAATTAAACGTTACTTGTGGGTTGTCGGGCAAGGCACAGAACTCCACGAGATCGGAACGTCGATCGCGGAACGCTTTTACCTCAAAGCCGAGCGAATTGTTTTAGATACTCAACCTGGTTTACTGCTAGACTCTCCTTATTTAGATATTTCTAATGAAATTAGACCTTATTTGAGACTAGTCGCGTATCGTCTCCAAGTTCCGCAGGTATACGGATTAGTATCGCTCGATCGCGAACCACCTGAAAAAGAAATTTTGCTGTTGGAACAAGCACCGATTTATCCCGATGGTGTGTTAACAGCAGGACAGCTAATGCCTCAGATGACTGCTGTTTGGCAGTCCGTTTCTAGCTTACGCCAGCTCAATTGGTTATGGCAAATTGCGCAACTGTGGCAACCCCTATATAGCGAAGGCGTAGCCTCTAGCTTGCTCGTCCCCCAGTTTTTACGAGTAGAAGGATCGTTACTAAGGCTGTTGCAATTGCAATTGGATGATGCCGAACGTCCCACACTAGCGCAACTCGGTCAATCTTGGTCGCAGCTCGCTAAAGAGGCTCGACCAAGCGTGAGTGGATTTATAGAACAATTAAGCCAAGAATTGCAACAAGGAGAAATCGTCAACTCGGAGCAATTGCTAGCGTGTCTGGATCGAGGATTGTTGGAATTAGGGCAAAACATTACGAATAGAGACATTGCCCCCAGTCGGAGTTTCCAGATTAGTACTTGCACCGATACTGGTCCTAGCCGTCAGCGAAATGAAGATGCCTGCTATCCAGCCAGCGGCACCACACTTGCTAAACCACCAGAAGCAAAAGCGATCGCAATTGTCTGCGATGGGATTGGCGGACACGAAGGAGGTAACGTTGCTTCCAGTCTAGCGATCGAAACGCTACAGCACCAGGTACAACAGCTGCCGCTAGATGAAGCAAGTTTAGACCCGAATACCCTCACTCATGCTCTAGAACAGTTTACGCGCAAGACAAACGAATGTATCAGTAGCCGTAACGACAAAGAGCATCGTCAAGGAAGACAGCGAATGGGGACAACCTTGGTGATGGCAGTAGGACATCAACATGAAATATATATTGCTCACGTTGGTGATAGCCGCGCCTACTGGGTGACGCGCACGGGTTGCCATCAAATAACCCTAGACGATGATGTAGCTGCCCGTGAAGTACGGTTGGGTTATGCTGTCTATCGAGAAGCACTACAACAACCCTCGGCTGGTTCTCTCGTCCAAGCGATCGGCATGAGTGCATCGGTACATCCCACGGTACAGCGGTTTGTGTTGGATGAAGACTGCGTATTCCTCTTGTGTTCTGATGGCTTGAGCGATTACGATTTAGTCGATCGGTGCTGGCAAACAGAAATCTTGCCAATTTTAGATGGGAATATGGATGTCGCTACAGCAACTAAGCAGCTTGTAGAACTTGGTAACAACCTTAACGGACACGATAATATTACCGTTGCTTTAGTACATTGTCAGGTAAAGGTGCAAGAGCCAGAAACTCCGCTTGGTTACAGTCAGTCGTTAGACAAAACGAGTAATGGTGCGGTCAGCTCATCTTCATTTGCCGTAACTCTCTCAGAACCACCAACGGAAGATGCGATCGAGAACTACGTCCCGATCGCCAATACGCAGTTACTCTCACCATTACCACCACCGCAACAATCGCGATCGTGGTTGCTCCCAATAGTGTTGGGAATCGGTTTGCTCTTAAGTGCGGCAGCAGGACTTTGGCTGGCTTACAATCACAATTGGCAAGAGCGAAACCCAGCAGCAAATAGTGACAGTAACGATACTACAAATGTTGCGCGATCGCCTGAAAGAGTATATGAGGCTCAGCAGGAAACCCCCCTCCAGCGCCAAGCAGGAGCGACCAACTCTTCTCCCGAGCCACCCCAACTGAATGCACCCGATTTTACTTTGCCCCAGGGCAGTATCGTCAAAGTTCTAAACGAATCAAAACTGCCCTCCCAGCAGCGAGAGACTTGGACGCAGCTGCAAGTCTGCTCAAACCCTGAATTCTCCCGTACTTCTACATCTTCAACTGGCGATCGCCGGATATTAAAACCAGGAGACAATGCTTGGATTGCAAATACCGAACTCGATCGACGATTTAAGGAATTTTCAGGAGGGAACAATCCTTGTTCTACATCTCAGGCATTGCCAACACAGACAGACGGTGGAAATCAGGAGTCAGGAGGACAAGGCAATCGGTAA
- the def gene encoding peptide deformylase, translating into MASEIAVEKKKLKNPPLDIRYLGDRALRQPAKRISKVDVEVRQLAREMLQSMYSADGIGLAAPQVAVSKQIIVIDCEPDNAANPPLILINPTIKRTSSDICVAEEGCLSIPGIYLNVTRPQAVEIAYKDEYGHPRSLQATDLLARCIQHEIDHLNGIVFVDRVENKLALTQELAKHGFSMSAVKPVA; encoded by the coding sequence ATGGCTTCTGAAATCGCAGTTGAAAAGAAAAAGTTAAAAAACCCTCCCTTAGATATCCGCTATTTGGGCGATCGCGCTCTGCGTCAACCTGCAAAACGCATCAGCAAAGTCGATGTAGAAGTTCGCCAGTTGGCGCGAGAAATGCTACAGAGTATGTATAGCGCTGACGGCATCGGTTTGGCTGCGCCACAAGTAGCTGTATCCAAGCAAATCATCGTCATTGACTGCGAACCAGACAATGCCGCTAACCCACCCTTGATCCTGATCAATCCTACGATCAAACGTACCAGCAGCGATATCTGCGTGGCAGAAGAAGGTTGCTTGAGTATCCCAGGCATTTATTTGAACGTGACGCGCCCCCAAGCCGTAGAAATTGCTTATAAGGATGAATACGGGCATCCGCGATCGCTACAAGCTACAGACCTACTGGCTCGCTGTATTCAACACGAAATCGACCATCTCAACGGAATTGTCTTCGTCGATCGCGTCGAAAACAAGCTGGCTTTAACCCAAGAACTGGCAAAGCATGGCTTCTCCATGAGTGCAGTCAAACCTGTTGCTTGA
- a CDS encoding CHAT domain-containing protein: MSQSDIPCLSLAIERLANAGKDNFAVWVVQAPYPGGYVKHDCVLSPRLMQAWQAWQAMFAPRSSPPISPEIISQTLDLVPEIVAYPGGKTNGQGGRLMQHLCINLWQWIFQGQVQMSLEKSQGIAIGQGKPLRLRIDIREPDLIALPWEIMQPQAGKPAISLPSPLQAPQVFFSRTTNDVGSLISLPPSQGLNVLLVLGQDTEAGSLQLETEAKILEQTLRSFQQLKPIERRNLATVPCRVDTLLQPTPKELISQLETQAYNIFFYSGHGLSAPNGGLLFLRPGVAIDGTELAHVLARSQVKLCAINACWGAQPAFDNGQPLPRSSLAEVLIHHGVPAVLGMRDEIADEEALSFIQVFTQALAAGSPIDRAAAIARQQLLAVYKYISHAWTLPILYMHPEFDGELLGAPARDEITQLPEDTVAGTVYPPVRAQLRSTSAPEQVWHLGTRLVRVGRLAENDIVVQEGWVSQRHAEIYCRQDRGDTTFFLRDNSRFGTLLSNLPSSDRWQNVYREEVPLKSGMKLKFGSHKGQTYEFIVED; this comes from the coding sequence ATGTCCCAGTCTGACATTCCCTGCTTGAGTTTAGCAATCGAACGTCTTGCCAATGCTGGTAAAGATAACTTTGCCGTTTGGGTAGTGCAAGCCCCTTATCCTGGTGGATATGTGAAACATGATTGTGTTTTGTCCCCTAGATTGATGCAGGCTTGGCAAGCTTGGCAGGCAATGTTTGCGCCTCGCTCATCACCACCAATTTCTCCAGAGATAATTTCCCAGACCTTGGATTTAGTTCCAGAAATCGTTGCCTATCCTGGCGGAAAAACCAACGGACAAGGGGGTCGTCTGATGCAACATTTATGCATCAACCTTTGGCAGTGGATTTTTCAGGGACAAGTACAAATGAGTCTGGAGAAGAGTCAAGGGATTGCGATCGGACAAGGAAAACCATTACGGCTAAGAATAGATATTCGAGAGCCGGATCTCATCGCCTTGCCTTGGGAAATTATGCAGCCTCAGGCTGGAAAACCAGCTATCTCCCTACCTTCGCCACTGCAAGCGCCACAAGTCTTTTTCAGTCGCACGACTAACGATGTTGGTTCCCTGATTTCGCTACCACCCAGTCAGGGTTTAAATGTTTTGCTGGTTTTGGGACAAGACACCGAAGCCGGAAGCTTGCAGTTGGAAACAGAAGCAAAAATTCTCGAACAAACTCTGAGAAGCTTTCAACAACTTAAACCAATTGAAAGGAGAAATTTGGCAACGGTTCCCTGTCGGGTAGACACTTTGCTACAACCTACTCCTAAAGAATTAATCTCGCAGCTAGAAACTCAAGCTTACAATATTTTCTTTTATTCCGGTCATGGTTTGAGCGCTCCAAATGGAGGATTGTTGTTTTTACGCCCCGGCGTGGCGATTGACGGTACGGAGTTAGCCCATGTACTAGCACGTTCTCAAGTCAAACTGTGCGCGATTAATGCCTGTTGGGGAGCGCAACCCGCGTTTGATAACGGACAACCTTTACCGCGTAGCAGTTTAGCAGAAGTTTTGATTCATCACGGCGTACCAGCAGTACTGGGAATGCGGGATGAAATTGCCGATGAGGAAGCTTTAAGTTTTATTCAAGTTTTTACCCAGGCGTTAGCAGCAGGCTCGCCGATCGATCGTGCGGCGGCGATCGCCAGACAGCAACTACTAGCTGTTTATAAATATATTTCTCATGCTTGGACTCTACCCATCCTCTACATGCATCCAGAGTTTGATGGGGAGTTGCTCGGCGCACCCGCTCGTGACGAAATTACTCAGCTACCAGAAGATACGGTCGCGGGTACAGTATACCCACCAGTACGAGCGCAACTGCGTTCTACTTCTGCTCCAGAGCAAGTCTGGCATTTAGGTACGAGATTAGTAAGGGTAGGTCGTCTGGCAGAGAATGATATTGTAGTTCAAGAAGGCTGGGTCAGCCAAAGACATGCAGAAATCTATTGCCGTCAAGATCGCGGCGATACGACTTTTTTCTTACGAGATAATTCTCGTTTCGGGACTTTGCTGTCAAATCTACCCAGTAGCGATCGCTGGCAAAATGTATATCGTGAGGAAGTCCCGCTAAAATCGGGAATGAAGTTAAAGTTCGGCAGCCATAAGGGTCAAACCTACGAATTTATTGTTGAAGACTGA
- a CDS encoding Npun_R1517 family heterocyst differentiation transcriptional regulator: MNPDAASHPNRQLEVGVFECEIHLKFRLIEENCVLNDREKLLELLIDAFTAGADEYLEPLHSCVKTKEISELEASSHMRRQLMRLRNSSNLT; the protein is encoded by the coding sequence ATGAATCCTGACGCAGCATCACATCCAAATCGACAGCTAGAAGTCGGTGTTTTCGAGTGTGAAATTCATTTGAAATTTCGGCTGATTGAAGAAAATTGTGTTTTGAACGATCGCGAAAAATTATTAGAACTCTTGATTGACGCATTTACAGCGGGTGCAGATGAATACTTAGAGCCTTTGCACTCCTGCGTGAAAACCAAAGAGATCTCTGAGCTAGAAGCCTCTTCCCACATGCGTCGTCAACTGATGCGACTGCGCAATTCTTCTAACCTTACATAG
- a CDS encoding 3-isopropylmalate dehydratase small subunit: MSTCVRGLIFVVDDNIDTDQIIPAEYLTLVPSKPDEYEKLGSYAMIGLPDRYGKFIAADEMKTRYPIIIAGENFGCGSSREHAPIALGAAGVKAVIAQSYARIFFRNCVSTGELYPWESGERLCDRFVTGQEVTVDFDKNQIINHTLDQTYSLKSLGEIKPVIDAGGIFAYARQTGMISAR, from the coding sequence ATGAGTACTTGCGTTCGCGGTTTAATTTTTGTAGTTGATGATAATATCGATACCGATCAGATCATTCCCGCAGAATATTTAACGCTGGTTCCTTCCAAGCCGGATGAGTATGAGAAGCTTGGTAGTTACGCCATGATTGGCTTACCAGATCGCTACGGCAAGTTTATTGCTGCCGATGAAATGAAAACACGCTATCCAATTATTATCGCTGGAGAAAACTTTGGGTGCGGGTCGTCTCGCGAACATGCACCAATCGCTCTTGGCGCTGCTGGAGTGAAAGCAGTCATCGCTCAATCTTACGCGCGAATATTTTTCCGTAATTGTGTTTCTACAGGCGAATTATATCCTTGGGAGTCTGGCGAGCGACTGTGCGATCGCTTCGTGACTGGACAAGAAGTCACGGTTGACTTTGACAAAAATCAAATCATCAATCATACGCTAGACCAAACCTATTCTCTAAAATCTCTAGGAGAGATTAAACCTGTAATTGATGCTGGTGGTATTTTTGCTTACGCTCGTCAGACTGGAATGATTTCTGCTCGGTAG
- a CDS encoding SRPBCC family protein: protein MTQQYDESDLDFELDDTNGDDIDAASSAEDVEVQTEELAHRQRQITAKIQISHPVEKVWQVLTAYDTLADFIPNLAVSRRLAHPHGGIRLEQVGTQRLLRFNFSARVVLDLEEKFPHEIHFDMVEGDLKAYSGKWLLEPYFVCENPGTNLCYTVRVLPKRTMPVAIVERRLRQDLRSNLLAIRRRVEEL from the coding sequence GTGACTCAACAGTACGACGAATCCGATCTCGATTTCGAGCTTGATGATACCAATGGCGACGACATCGATGCTGCATCTTCAGCCGAGGATGTGGAAGTACAGACAGAAGAATTGGCACACCGTCAACGTCAAATTACCGCTAAAATTCAGATCTCCCACCCCGTAGAAAAGGTGTGGCAAGTTTTGACAGCCTACGACACCTTAGCCGATTTTATTCCTAACTTAGCGGTGAGTCGGCGGCTAGCTCATCCTCATGGTGGCATTCGTCTAGAGCAAGTTGGAACTCAGCGATTGCTGCGTTTCAACTTTTCTGCCAGAGTCGTTTTAGATTTAGAAGAAAAATTTCCCCACGAAATTCATTTCGACATGGTTGAGGGAGATTTAAAAGCTTATTCTGGGAAGTGGCTGCTAGAACCTTACTTTGTATGTGAAAATCCAGGCACAAATCTCTGTTATACAGTGCGAGTATTGCCCAAGCGTACTATGCCTGTAGCAATTGTCGAGCGCCGCCTGCGGCAGGATTTGCGATCGAACCTGCTAGCCATTCGCCGCCGCGTTGAGGAGTTATAG